A window from Salvelinus sp. IW2-2015 linkage group LG5, ASM291031v2, whole genome shotgun sequence encodes these proteins:
- the LOC111964203 gene encoding sororin-B has translation MSNETHQSLLADSTSQPRRRSARLTSPNQNVPNSAPTDTVKRSITVRKIAPRKTQFNVPSEDNKENEQRLSEGSLKKAKISIPGPAQVPPPKATMLSPILAPSPPYPQAAANSEDSAWSQKVRRSYSRLSLGDRSFERPQSQDVSSPSLRRETLFGFEKLQTPQVLRKVEGSRVGPEASKSFCGVSSFTLIEGNDSAAAAPEPDVNIPGVAVVKEKKRRKKVPQIKLAELDDLAAKMNAEFEEAEGFDLVVE, from the exons ATGAGCAACGAGACACATCAATCCCTTTTGGCTG ATTCTACCAGCCAGCCACGAAGGAGGTCAGCGCGGTTGACCTCTCCAAATCAAAATGTCCCCAACTCA GCTCCTACAGACACTGTGAAACGCAGCATCACTGTGAGGAAAATTGCACCCAGGAAAACACAATTCAAT GTACCCTCAGAGGAcaacaaagaaaatgaacaaagaTTGTCTGAAGGCAGTCTGAAGAAGGCCAAAATTTCTATCCCAGGACCTGCCCAGGTTCCTCCACCAAAAGCCACCATGCTCTCCCCGATCTTGGCCCCCTCGCCACCCTATCCCCAGGCTGCAGCGAACTCTGAGGACTCAGCATGGTCACAGAAGGTGCGTCGGTCCTACAGCCGCCTAAGCCTAGGGGACCGTTCGTTTGAGCGTCCCCAAAGCCAGGACGTGTCCTCCCCATCTCTGCGTCGGGAGACCCTGTTTGGGTTTGAGAAGCTTCAGACACCCCAGGTTCTCCGCAAGGTGGAGGGGTCCAGGGTGGGCCCTGAGGCCTCCAAGTCATTCTGTGGGGTCAGCTCCTTCACCCTGATAGAAGGGAACGACAGTGCTGCAGCTGCTCCTGAGCCAGATGTCAACATCCCTGGTGTTGCTGTGgtaaaggagaagaagaggaggaagaaggttcCTCAAATAAAA CTGGCAGAGCTGGACGACCTTGCGGCAAAGATGAATGCAGAGTTTGAAGAGGCGGAAGGATTTGATTTGGTGGTGGAATAA
- the LOC111964204 gene encoding RDS/peripherin-like protein xRDS35 — MVLMKMKFPFEKRVKLAQGLWLLSWMATLAGAFTFTLGCFLKTELRRRAEVMDNTEIHAVPNTLMIVGLASLGINYFAGRMCQDALDAGRFPRWKTFMQPYWGVSLLFTLLMLMAVIMSCAMKGNLESSLKIGLKNGIRFYKDTDTPGRCFQKQTIDRLQMEFRCCGNTDFKDWFEVQWISNRYLDFSSKEVKDRVKSNVDGRYLFDGVPFSCCNPSSPRPCIQDRLTNNSAHYSYEHQTEELNIYIRGCREALVNYYMGLMNTIGAGVLSVFLLQSSVLVSLRYLQTTMEALAGQENTEIETEGYLLEKGVKETIMEYVTPVLVFLQLNQVGSEDTEA; from the exons atggtgcTGATGAAGATGAAGTTCCCTTTTGAGAAGAGGGTGAAGCTGGCCCAGGGGCTGTGGCTGCTCTCCTGGATGGCCACACTGGCCGGAGCGTTCACCTTCACCCTGGGCTGCTTCCTCAAGACCGAGCTCCGCAGGAGGGCAGAG GTAATGGACAACACAGAGATCCATGCTGTGCCCAACACCCTGATGATAGTGGGTCTGGCCTCTCTGGGTATCAACTACTTCGCAGGCCGTATGTGCCAGGATGCGCTGGACGCCGGACGCTTTCCCCGCTGGAAAACCTTCATGCAACCCTACTGGGGTGTTTCCCTCCTCTTCACCCTGCTCATGTTGATGGCTGTGATCATGAGCTGTGCCATGAAGGGGAATCTGGAGTCCTCCCTGAAGATCGGCCTGAAGAACGGCATCCGATTCTACAAGGACACAGATACCCCCGGCCGCTGTTTCCAGAAGCAGACCATTGACCGCCTGCAGATGGAGTTCCGTTGCTGCGGAAACACCGACTTCAAGGACTGGTTCGAGGTCCAGTGGATCAGCAACCGCTACCTAGACTTTAGCTCTAAGGAAGTGAAGGA CCGTGTTAAGAGCAACGTGGACGGGCGTTACCTGTTTGATGGGGTCCCTTTCAGCTGCTGCAACCCCAGTTCCCCAAGACCCTGCATCCAGGACCGCCTCACCAACAACTCAGCCCACTACAGCTATGAGCACCAGACTGAGGAGCTCAACATCTACATCCGCGGCTGCAGGGAAGCTCTAGTCAACTACTACATGGGCCTGATGAACACTATTGGTGCTGGggtcctgtctgtcttcctgctgCAG TCATCTGTGCTGGTAAGTCTGCGGTACCTGCAGACAACCATGGAAGCGTTGGCAGGGCAGGAGAACACTGAGATTGAGACTGAGGGCTACCTGCTGGAGAAAGGGGTGAAGGAGACGATCATGGAGTATGTGACTCCTGTGCTGGTTTTCCTTCAGCTGAACCAGGTGGGCAGTGAAGACACTGAAGCTTAG